The Hyphomicrobium sp. 99 genome contains the following window.
GATTGGAGCGGAAACCATCGTTGTACTGCACCAAGTCATCGAACGTGGATTTCGCCCAGTTGCCATCGCCTTCTGGCGACGCCTTGCCCGCGTTCTTCACCTCGTGACCGAAGGCTTTGACGGCGTCCGGATCGGCGTGCGCGATGATATTAGCCAGAACGTCCCTGGCTTCGCTCTCTGTTTCGCGCGCAATCGCAAAAGCATTGACGCCAATCTTCACCGAGTGACCGTTGGCCGCCGCCTTCGCGCGAATATCGTCGACCTGCTTGCGGATCTCTTCGGGAGTGTTGCCGTTCGTAAAATACCAATCCGAGACCCGCGAGGCCATGTCGCGAGCGGCGCGAGATGACCCGCCTTGGAAGATCTCCGGCTGCGGATCAATGGGCTTCGGCTTCAGATTGTAATTGTTGAATCGATAGAAATCGCCGCGGAACGTGAAGTTCTCCTCCGACCAGATTCCGCGCAACGCCCGAATAAACTCTTCCGACCGGCGGTACCGTTCATCGTGATCCAGCCAATGTTCGCCGATGGCCGCAAACTCCCCGCGAAACCATCCGCTGACAACGTTCACCGCGATGCGGCCGCCATAGAGATTGTTGATCGTCGCGATCTGCTTTGCGGCGACAGCCGGATTCCATGGACCTGGAAGAAGCGCGGCGATGACCTTCAATTTTTTGGTTTCGGACAACAGCGCCTGGCTGAACGTCACAGGTTCGTGCTGAAACTCCGCGCCGTACCCGGCGGTGAACCGGATCTGGCTCAAGGCGTATTCAAAGCCGCTGTCCTCGGCGATTTGGGCAAGCTTCCGATTGTAGTCGAAATCCCAGCTTGTCCGTTGCTCGACCTTGCTGATCACAAGGCCACCGGACACGTTGGGAACCCAGTAGGCAAATTTTACCGCATCATTCGAGGGTGAGGCGGTGGCCACAGAATTTGTCATCGAGAATCTCCTGAAATCTCTTGGGTTCACGCTCAGGCAACAACGGCCTTGGGCGCGAATACTTCGTCCGGGGAGGCGGGGAGGGAGTGCCGCGTCAGCTGGATCAGCGCTTCATTCGCGACGCGTTCGATGCGTTCATGAATGACGGAGCTGCCAATGGCATAGTTCGAGAAGTCGCCTTCGGCCGCGTAGATTGCCGTCGGCAAGGTGAGCGCATTCAGGAACCCGAACAGGGGAGTTTGTGAGGGATTTGATAAAC
Protein-coding sequences here:
- the sfnG gene encoding dimethylsulfone monooxygenase SfnG; this encodes MTNSVATASPSNDAVKFAYWVPNVSGGLVISKVEQRTSWDFDYNRKLAQIAEDSGFEYALSQIRFTAGYGAEFQHEPVTFSQALLSETKKLKVIAALLPGPWNPAVAAKQIATINNLYGGRIAVNVVSGWFRGEFAAIGEHWLDHDERYRRSEEFIRALRGIWSEENFTFRGDFYRFNNYNLKPKPIDPQPEIFQGGSSRAARDMASRVSDWYFTNGNTPEEIRKQVDDIRAKAAANGHSVKIGVNAFAIARETESEARDVLANIIAHADPDAVKAFGHEVKNAGKASPEGDGNWAKSTFDDLVQYNDGFRSNLIGTPQQIAERIIALKDAGADLILLGFLHFQEEVEYFGRHVIPLVRGLEAARPLADAAE